A genomic region of Xiphophorus couchianus chromosome 18, X_couchianus-1.0, whole genome shotgun sequence contains the following coding sequences:
- the lrfn1 gene encoding leucine-rich repeat and fibronectin type III domain-containing protein 1 — MDRLVLCVLLCAALVKGYSCPGRCICQHLSPTLTLLCAKTGLLFVPPTIDRKTVELRLTDNFITIIRKKDFLNMTSLVHLTLSRNTISQIVPHAFLGLRSLRALHMDGNRLSVIKSDHFKGLVNLRHLILGNNQIHQVASTSFDEFVVTIEDLDLSNNNLRSLPWEAIARMTNINTLTLDHNLIDHIEAGTFTLLTKLVRLDMTSNRLQKLPPDSLFQHSQVLSDAKGFSSSTLAVSFDGNPLHCNCELLWLRRLTREDDLETCASPEHLMDKYFWSIQEEEFICEPPLITKHYSSKPYVMEGQGVTLKCKAMGDPDPDIHWRSPDGKLVHNNSRTILYDNGTLDILITTLKDSGSFNCVASNAAGIATAAVEISMIPLPLFVNNTGHMREDPGLSDITTSSKAGNDTKGYDKQDKRVLVTELTSSSAVIRWPSERHIPGIRIYQIQYNSTADDTLVYRMIPSTSKNFLINDLAAGREYDLCVLAVYDDGITSLTATRVVGCVQFHTANEVSQCRFMHSQFLGGTMIIIIGGIIVASVLVFIIILMIRYKAYGSPVDAKAKASFAMHSQTNGSQHRLHRSASKQPSNEGDAPAPKECMALVLRVDSEKKEDLAAATAVLEVELPPNADKMKRRSSLDAQRSGPPSEDTQTDSSLTGSTMSLCLIGSNAGTKEAPRLKDKKSALASVGLLPNELARTRHRFSFDGGDYSIFQSHSYPRRARTRWHRSTNQLNTESSPLANRRVTFSSTEWMLESTV; from the exons ATGGACCGGCTGGTTCTGTGCGTGCTGCTGTGTGCAGCTCTGGTGAAAGGCTACAGCTGCCCCGGCCGCTGCATCTGCCAGCATCTCTCGCCCACTCTGACTCTGCTCTGCGCAAAGACTGGCTTGCTGTTCGTGCCCCCCACAATCGACCGCAAGACCGTGGAGCTGCGGCTCACCGACAACTTCATCACCATTATCCGTAAGAAGGACTTCCTCAACATGACCAGCCTGGTCCACCTCACCTTATCCCGCAACACCATCAGCCAGATCGTGCCCCACGCCTTCCTGGGCCTGCGCTCGCTCCGGGCGCTCCACATGGACGGGAATCGGCTCAGCGTCATAAAGAGCGATCACTTCAAAGGCCTCGTCAACTTGCGGCACCTCATCCTTGGGAACAACCAGATCCACCAGGTGGCCTCGACCTCCTTCGACGAGTTTGTCGTCACCATCGAGGACTTGGATCTGTCCAACAACAATCTGCGCAGCCTTCCCTGGGAGGCCATAGCCAGAATGACTAACATCAACACGCTCACCTTGGACCATAACCTTATCGACCACATAGAAGCGGGGACTTTCACTTTGCTCACTAAGCTGGTCCGCCTGGACATGACTTCTAACCGGCTGCAGAAGCTTCCGCCGGACAGCCTGTTCCAGCACTCCCAGGTTCTGTCAGATGCCAAGGGCTTCAGCTCGTCCACACTGGCGGTGAGCTTTGACGGGAATCCCCTCCACTGCAACTGTGAGCTGCTGTGGCTGCGCCGGCTGACACGGGAGGACGACCTGGAGACCTGCGCCTCGCCGGAACACCTCATGGACAAATATTTCTGGTCGATACAGGAGGAGGAGTTCATCTGCGAGCCCCCGCTGATCACCAAGCACTACTCCTCTAAGCCTTATGTGATGGAGGGCCAGGGTGTGACTTTAAAGTGCAAAGCCATGGGGGACCCAGATCCAGACATTCACTGGAGGTCACCGGACGGCAAGCTGGTGCACAACAACTCGCGCACCATCCTGTATGACAACGGCACGCTTGACATTCTCATCACCACGCTGAAGGACAGCGGGTCGTTCAACTGCGTGGCGTCCAATGCTGCCGGCATCGCCACGGCCGCTGTGGAGATCAGCATGATTCCCTTACCCTTGTTCGTGAACAACACCGGCCACATGCGCGAGGACCCCGGCCTCTCCGACATCACCACTTCCTCCAAAGCTGGCAATGACACAAAAGGCTACGACAAGCAGGACAAGAGGGTCCTGGTCACGGAGCTGACCTCGTCCTCCGCCGTGATCCGCTGGCCGTCTGAACGCCACATCCCTGGGATCAGGATATACCAGATTCAGTACAACAGCACTGCAGATGACACTTTGGTGTACAG AATGATCCCGTCCACCAGCAAAAACTTCCTCATCAACGACCTGGCTGCGGGACGGGAGTACGACCTCTGCGTGCTGGCCGTGTACGACGACGGCATCACGTCGCTGACGGCCACGCGCGTGGTCGGCTGCGTGCAGTTCCACACGGCCAACGAGGTCAGCCAGTGCCGCTTCATGCACAGCCAGTTCCTGGGAGGCACCATGATCATCATTATCGGCGGCATCATCGTCGCTTCCGTGCTGGTGTTCATCATCATCCTGATGATCCGCTACAAGGCCTACGGCAGCCCAGTGGACGCCAAGGCCAAGGCCAGCTTCGCCATGCACTCGCAAACCAACGGCAGCCAGCATCGGCTGCATCGCTCGGCGTCCAAGCAGCCGTCCAACGAGGGCGACGCGCCGGCGCCCAAAGAGTGCATGGCTCTGGTGTTGAGGGTGGACAGCGAGAAGAAGGAGGACCTGGCAGCCGCGACGGCGGTCCTCGAAGTGGAGCTGCCCCCAAACGCGGACAAGATGAAGAGAAGGAGCAGCCTGGATGCTCAGCGTTCCGGGCCGCCATCTGAGGACACGCAGACGGACAGCAGCCTGACCGGCTCCACCATGTCCCTCTGCCTCATAGGCTCCAATGCCGGCACTAAGGAGGCTCCCAGGCTTAAGGACAAGAAAAGCGCCCTGGCCAGCGTGGGGTTACTTCCCAACGAGCTGGCACGAACTAGGCACAGATTCTCTTTCGATGGCGGGGATTACTCCATATTTCAGAGTCACAGTTACCCGCGCAGAGCGAGAACGAGGTGGCACAGGTCCACCAACCAGCTCAACACGGAGTCATCGCCGCTCGCCAACAGGAGAGTTACATTCAGCAGCACTGAGTGGATGCTTGAGAGCACGGTTTGA